The DNA segment AAGTCTTCAAGTGAATATTCTGACTGTTTGATGAACATATCAGGATGTTCAACTACTTTAATTGTAGGAAGACGCATCATTTCTCGCACTAATTGTAAATGGCGTTCATCTGTCGATTGTTTAGTAACAATACCATCTAAAATAAATATGTTGTTATCGTTATATTCATCACCAGCTAATTGATTTCGAACGGTTTGTTTAATCATTGTCGACGATAAAAACACCCATTTTTTATTCGCACTAACACTAGCTGCAACTACAGATTCAGTTTTCCCTACACGAGGCATACCTCGAATACCGATTAACTTGTGTCCTTCTTGCTTAAATAACTCTGCCATAAAATCTACGAGTAAACCTAGTTCGTCCCTAACAAAACGGAATGTTTTGCGATCATCCACATCTCTTTGTATGTAT comes from the Paenisporosarcina antarctica genome and includes:
- a CDS encoding DUF3388 domain-containing protein; its protein translation is MREWYFEYEIQKNRPGLLGDIASLLGMLRVNIVTINGVDQGRRGMLLRAENEEQIERFELIVSTMDTIRVTKLRTPKLRDILAVRHGRYIQRDVDDRKTFRFVRDELGLLVDFMAELFKQEGHKLIGIRGMPRVGKTESVVAASVSANKKWVFLSSTMIKQTVRNQLAGDEYNDNNIFILDGIVTKQSTDERHLQLVREMMRLPTIKVVEHPDMFIKQSEYSLEDFDYIIELRHEPDEVITYEIMEKNQMMSERGNVEGFGGFNF